Proteins from a single region of Butyrivibrio fibrisolvens:
- the mtnA gene encoding S-methyl-5-thioribose-1-phosphate isomerase yields the protein MKSILDYETVALVDERDAIVIIDQTLLPGETKLIDLKTGEEIWNAIYLLQVRGAPAIGVCAGFGIYLLMKHSKAQTEEEFLEELNKNADYLNSSRPTAVNLSWALERMKKKVKDFIDDEKKSGRSFDLSAAIKVMHDESETIKAEDIDVCRRIGENGLTLVKKGDGILTHCNAGQLATCKYGTATAPIYLGHEKGYNFHVYCDETRPLLQGARLTAYELHSAGIDTTVICDNMSASIMKTGKVQAIFVGCDRVAANGDAANKIGTSVVATVAKHYGIPFYVCAPTSTIDMNTATGDDIVIEQRKPEEVTEMWYEKRMAPEGVKVYNPAFDVTDNSLITGIVTEYGVLRAPYDKSIKEMFDKYKK from the coding sequence ATGAAAAGTATACTTGATTACGAAACAGTAGCCCTTGTGGATGAGCGTGATGCCATAGTCATCATCGACCAGACGCTCCTTCCTGGCGAAACCAAGCTTATAGACCTGAAAACAGGCGAAGAGATTTGGAATGCCATCTACCTTCTTCAGGTAAGAGGCGCTCCTGCAATCGGCGTGTGCGCAGGATTTGGAATATACCTTCTTATGAAGCACTCTAAAGCACAGACTGAAGAAGAATTCCTTGAAGAACTTAATAAAAATGCCGATTATCTCAACAGCTCACGCCCCACAGCAGTCAACCTCTCCTGGGCGCTTGAAAGAATGAAAAAGAAAGTAAAGGACTTCATTGATGATGAAAAGAAGTCAGGCAGATCTTTTGACCTTAGTGCAGCCATCAAAGTAATGCACGATGAATCTGAGACCATCAAAGCAGAAGATATAGATGTCTGCAGAAGGATCGGTGAGAACGGGCTTACCCTTGTAAAAAAAGGCGACGGAATCCTTACCCATTGTAACGCCGGCCAGCTTGCAACCTGTAAATATGGAACAGCCACAGCTCCCATCTACCTCGGACATGAAAAAGGCTACAATTTCCACGTCTACTGTGATGAGACAAGGCCTCTTTTACAAGGCGCCCGCCTTACAGCCTACGAGCTTCATTCAGCAGGCATAGATACAACAGTTATCTGCGACAACATGTCAGCTTCCATCATGAAAACAGGTAAAGTTCAGGCTATCTTTGTCGGATGCGACAGGGTAGCAGCCAACGGCGATGCTGCCAACAAGATCGGCACAAGCGTTGTAGCAACAGTTGCTAAGCACTACGGAATTCCATTCTATGTATGCGCACCTACATCTACCATCGACATGAACACAGCTACAGGCGACGACATAGTCATCGAACAAAGGAAACCGGAAGAAGTCACCGAAATGTGGTACGAAAAGCGCATGGCTCCTGAGGGCGTAAAGGTTTATAATCCGGCCTTTGACGTTACGGATAACTCCCTCATCACCGGCATAGTCACAGAATATGGTGTTCTTAGAGCCCCATACGACAAGTCTATTAAAGAGATGTTTGATAAGTATAAGAAATAA
- a CDS encoding HD domain-containing phosphohydrolase, translating to MAEENTGSKSTILIVDDSEINRDVLKEIFKDEYTILEADNGKNAIDLIVKSRAFLSAILLDINMPEMDGFAVLVEIGKVKLIDKIPVIMITSDTSSETERKCYEQGVADVICKPFDSVIVKQKVGRSIELLLSKKHLEDQLNTQTRLLRAQFQQLQKQQEVLKKNNSMIIEKICTIVEFRNLESGYHLRRIHDFVSILGKYVLNMYPEYGLTEYQIGVMADASAMHDIGKITIPDTILLKPGRLTRDEFEVIKSHTTRGCDIIRMLADIQDKDYYDYSYDICRHHHEKYDGNGYPDGLKGEEISIASQLTGLADIYDALISERVYKAAYSMDKAFGMIVNGECGVFNPKLINCFRQAKLEMNNAFIKTKMKEAEENKALHGEDDDYYEDDDD from the coding sequence ATGGCTGAAGAGAATACAGGAAGTAAGTCAACAATTCTTATAGTAGATGACTCTGAGATCAATCGCGACGTTCTAAAAGAGATCTTTAAGGATGAGTACACTATCCTTGAAGCGGATAACGGTAAGAATGCAATAGATCTGATTGTTAAGAGCAGAGCATTTCTGAGTGCTATCCTTCTGGACATAAACATGCCCGAGATGGATGGCTTTGCCGTGCTTGTGGAAATTGGCAAAGTAAAGCTTATAGACAAGATACCTGTAATAATGATAACAAGTGACACATCAAGTGAAACAGAGCGTAAATGCTACGAACAAGGCGTTGCAGATGTAATATGTAAGCCTTTTGATTCAGTTATAGTTAAGCAGAAGGTTGGCCGCTCTATAGAACTGCTTTTGTCCAAAAAGCATCTTGAAGATCAGCTTAATACTCAGACAAGACTTCTTCGTGCCCAGTTTCAGCAGCTTCAGAAACAGCAGGAAGTGCTCAAGAAGAACAATTCCATGATAATTGAGAAAATCTGTACGATCGTTGAATTCCGTAACCTTGAATCCGGATATCATTTAAGACGTATTCATGATTTTGTTTCTATCCTTGGTAAATATGTATTGAATATGTATCCTGAGTATGGACTTACAGAATATCAGATTGGCGTTATGGCTGATGCCTCTGCCATGCATGATATAGGTAAGATCACTATCCCTGATACAATACTCCTGAAACCCGGAAGACTTACAAGAGATGAATTTGAAGTCATCAAGTCACATACTACAAGAGGCTGTGATATTATCAGAATGCTCGCTGATATACAGGATAAGGATTATTATGATTACAGTTATGATATATGCAGGCACCATCATGAGAAGTATGACGGCAATGGATATCCTGATGGGCTCAAAGGTGAAGAGATCTCTATAGCTTCACAGCTAACAGGCCTTGCAGATATCTATGATGCCCTTATAAGCGAAAGAGTATATAAGGCAGCGTATTCAATGGATAAGGCATTTGGAATGATCGTTAACGGAGAATGTGGAGTTTTTAATCCTAAGCTCATTAACTGCTTCAGACAGGCCAAACTGGAGATGAATAACGCTTTCATCAAGACTAAGATGAAAGAGGCAGAAGAGAATAAGGCACTCCACGGCGAAGACGACGACTATTACGAAGATGATGACGATTGA
- a CDS encoding DUF342 domain-containing protein yields MEKERLPIDLTTEEFYKNDPDAGNAFLDEQETSGSSGTSPLDIMDENALAAQNALEQAQAIEYDKELELCKKAGGDLDKIKSKKLDYNQLVEVRKGLEAGIDVSRYMNSSIPWMLMEELRLEMEQNIDMTQYRKDGYDLSQVSEIRQGIFSGIKTSEYAKKEYLGEQMRQIRLGLEAGLPVIFYKDPAFDASQMEEIRQGLIDNVDISTYAKANIPSIKMSACRECLKSGLSLTTKDISSNSVGVLRQMKEAHIRQIDISDYVEQGYDEDQLEQIIKAREEHLDDFDKYLNVEMRGENLREIRKGLLEGLDVSIYADHEFNWHQMREIRRGLESRVDVSVYAKPLYQPRQMHEIRKGLEAGIDVSKYSSMINSASDMKTIRLRLQKGEEAGASKTVFLSVDDDIERRGGHIAEDSIVGSGKYKTFDGTEKQKRHFLQVTPDSLKAYLTLPRIKNDGKYTLEFILELLNKASITFGIKKDVIRDMIDNEKYEEKMLIAEGYGPTFGKDGYYEFFFDRKVPTDIEFEKDGSANFDNVKYFSTVSVGEKLAVYHQAIHGSDGKTVKNTTLPGKNGRDMPIIKGRGFMVMPDHKTYCATVSGGVRFTDGEMIISPLMIVDEKKKVLNIDFVGTVWVKGEVPSKSVIKAQGDVIIDGYVEGATIEADGDIVLRSGCNGLERKASIKAGGNIYARYLQNLTITAGKSIYCNGIVYCEADVKGSIMVFGEEGAIIGGDVTTQMGVNAAKLGSDSDIKTIVRVGVTAELLNNYNNINRAIDKTKLELETLYKEQKRVVTANTNSREQLQWKIKINMAVSTKEKELIGFEEKMQDINNQMEKVRGASIKARSIVYAGVLLIIDGKQLQISSTREEKGGIIYQK; encoded by the coding sequence ATGGAAAAAGAGAGACTGCCAATAGACCTTACAACTGAAGAGTTCTATAAGAACGATCCGGATGCCGGTAATGCCTTTTTGGATGAGCAGGAGACGTCTGGCAGTAGTGGTACTTCACCTTTGGATATCATGGATGAAAACGCACTTGCAGCGCAGAATGCTCTTGAACAGGCCCAGGCCATAGAATATGACAAAGAACTTGAGCTTTGCAAAAAGGCCGGCGGAGATCTGGATAAGATAAAAAGTAAGAAGCTGGATTACAACCAGCTTGTTGAAGTGCGCAAAGGCCTTGAAGCAGGAATTGATGTCTCCAGATATATGAATTCCTCCATACCATGGATGCTTATGGAAGAGCTGCGTCTTGAAATGGAGCAGAATATAGATATGACTCAGTACAGGAAAGATGGTTATGATCTTTCACAGGTATCAGAGATAAGACAGGGAATATTTAGCGGCATTAAAACCTCTGAATATGCTAAAAAAGAATATCTCGGTGAGCAGATGCGCCAGATAAGGCTTGGACTTGAAGCTGGACTTCCTGTGATCTTTTATAAGGATCCAGCATTTGATGCTTCACAGATGGAGGAGATAAGGCAGGGCCTTATTGATAATGTTGATATATCGACTTACGCCAAAGCTAATATCCCTTCTATTAAGATGAGCGCGTGCAGAGAGTGTCTGAAATCGGGACTTTCTTTAACCACTAAGGACATCAGTTCTAATTCTGTTGGAGTCCTTAGACAGATGAAAGAAGCTCATATACGCCAGATCGATATATCTGATTATGTTGAACAAGGATATGATGAAGATCAGCTTGAACAGATCATAAAAGCAAGAGAAGAGCACCTGGATGATTTTGATAAATACCTTAATGTAGAAATGAGAGGTGAGAACCTTAGAGAGATACGAAAAGGTCTTCTGGAAGGCCTTGATGTCTCTATATATGCAGATCATGAATTTAACTGGCATCAGATGAGAGAGATAAGGAGGGGGCTTGAAAGTCGCGTTGATGTAAGTGTATATGCAAAACCACTGTATCAGCCTCGCCAGATGCATGAGATCAGAAAAGGACTGGAAGCCGGCATAGATGTATCCAAGTATTCCAGTATGATCAATTCTGCAAGTGATATGAAAACTATAAGGCTTAGGCTTCAAAAAGGTGAAGAAGCCGGCGCTTCGAAAACTGTATTTCTCTCAGTTGATGATGATATAGAAAGAAGAGGCGGCCATATAGCTGAAGATAGTATTGTCGGCTCCGGTAAATACAAGACCTTTGACGGAACTGAGAAGCAGAAGAGACACTTCCTTCAGGTGACACCTGACAGTCTTAAAGCATATCTGACCCTTCCAAGGATCAAAAATGATGGCAAGTACACTCTGGAATTTATCCTCGAGCTTCTTAATAAAGCCAGTATAACCTTTGGCATTAAGAAAGATGTTATTAGAGATATGATAGATAACGAGAAGTATGAGGAAAAAATGCTTATTGCAGAAGGTTATGGTCCTACCTTCGGTAAAGATGGCTACTACGAATTCTTTTTTGACAGAAAGGTTCCGACAGATATTGAGTTTGAGAAAGACGGATCTGCTAATTTTGATAACGTTAAGTATTTCTCGACTGTTTCAGTCGGTGAGAAGCTGGCTGTATATCACCAGGCTATTCATGGATCAGACGGCAAGACAGTAAAGAACACAACACTTCCAGGCAAAAACGGACGTGATATGCCTATTATCAAGGGCAGAGGCTTTATGGTCATGCCTGATCATAAGACGTACTGTGCAACTGTTTCGGGTGGCGTAAGATTTACAGACGGCGAGATGATTATAAGCCCTCTTATGATAGTCGATGAAAAGAAAAAGGTTCTCAACATAGACTTTGTCGGTACAGTATGGGTCAAAGGAGAAGTTCCTTCTAAATCTGTGATAAAGGCACAGGGTGACGTTATTATAGATGGGTATGTAGAAGGCGCGACTATAGAGGCTGATGGTGATATTGTCCTTAGAAGCGGATGCAATGGACTTGAGAGAAAAGCAAGTATCAAGGCAGGCGGAAATATTTATGCCAGATATCTTCAAAATCTTACTATAACTGCCGGTAAATCCATATATTGCAATGGAATAGTCTATTGCGAAGCGGATGTAAAAGGCAGCATTATGGTCTTTGGAGAAGAAGGAGCGATAATAGGCGGTGATGTCACAACTCAGATGGGTGTCAATGCTGCTAAATTAGGAAGTGACAGCGATATAAAGACCATTGTAAGAGTTGGTGTGACTGCTGAACTACTGAATAATTACAACAACATAAATAGAGCTATTGATAAGACCAAGCTGGAACTTGAAACATTATATAAGGAACAAAAGCGAGTTGTTACAGCAAATACAAACTCACGAGAACAGCTTCAATGGAAGATCAAGATCAATATGGCTGTGAGCACCAAGGAAAAAGAACTTATTGGATTTGAAGAAAAGATGCAGGATATAAATAACCAGATGGAAAAGGTAAGAGGTGCCAGCATCAAAGCAAGAAGTATTGTGTATGCAGGAGTGCTGCTTATTATTGATGGTAAGCAGTTACAGATATCTTCTACAAGGGAAGAAAAAGGCGGTATTATCTATCAAAAATAA
- a CDS encoding ABC transporter substrate-binding protein produces MRRNELTKRALACIFSATMATAMLAGCSSSESNGGAVEGNSTQADGASQTSSTSDGTVIRIYRATYNTGSVDEAEVQAVEDAINARLAELGATYTVDIHDIMNGEYGDKANMALAGKEVDLLWTANWWSTIGTNDLYNANAAYDLTDLLPGTKLWDSMPEWFWESARYDGKDYFVPVYKEGAEGYMIKMLDSNVEAIGEDPEAIAKAIEGEKDTYARLKALEPYMDEALDAGIKYPFIFANTPMFYRFYLDKFDFVDNSLMSQIGVDQETNELVNTIQTPEYLEYCTLVAEWGEKGYINVDDEIGGVVTTQTSQTQDWLFNWWTAVPNNEESEGRDGNQEEHFAQVTENWGRSTTTLGSCFAVAATCTPDVAKACVDFLGYLYTDETIANLYTYGIEGTDYVITDGVVDRTSGTATYNHSPWESTSVKAVTLELGEPSDKVDLYDTFNNGASGTVANGFRFDHSSVDAQYSACVNLFTEYGQSLEMGAYGSADVADVIAEYQQKLDEAGYQEVLAEAQKQYEAWKAAN; encoded by the coding sequence ATGAGAAGAAATGAATTAACAAAGAGAGCTTTAGCTTGCATATTCTCAGCAACAATGGCAACAGCTATGCTTGCTGGATGCAGTAGCTCAGAATCAAATGGTGGGGCTGTTGAAGGAAATTCAACACAGGCTGACGGCGCTTCACAGACAAGTAGTACAAGCGATGGAACAGTGATTAGAATTTACAGAGCTACATATAACACAGGATCTGTAGATGAAGCTGAAGTTCAGGCAGTTGAAGATGCTATCAACGCTCGTCTTGCAGAGCTTGGCGCTACATACACAGTTGATATCCACGATATCATGAACGGTGAGTACGGCGACAAGGCTAACATGGCACTTGCTGGTAAGGAAGTTGACCTTCTTTGGACAGCTAACTGGTGGTCAACAATCGGTACAAACGATCTTTACAATGCAAACGCAGCTTATGACCTTACAGATCTTCTTCCTGGAACAAAGCTTTGGGATTCAATGCCTGAATGGTTCTGGGAGTCAGCACGTTATGACGGAAAAGATTACTTCGTACCTGTATACAAAGAAGGTGCTGAAGGCTACATGATCAAGATGCTTGATTCTAACGTAGAAGCAATAGGTGAAGATCCAGAAGCAATCGCTAAGGCTATTGAAGGTGAGAAAGATACATATGCTCGTCTTAAAGCTCTTGAGCCATACATGGATGAAGCACTTGATGCTGGCATTAAGTATCCATTCATCTTTGCTAACACACCTATGTTCTACAGATTCTATCTTGATAAGTTCGATTTCGTAGACAACTCACTTATGTCACAGATCGGTGTTGATCAGGAGACAAACGAACTCGTTAACACAATTCAGACACCTGAGTACCTTGAGTACTGCACACTTGTTGCTGAATGGGGCGAGAAGGGTTATATCAACGTTGACGATGAGATCGGTGGCGTAGTTACAACACAGACATCTCAGACACAGGATTGGCTCTTTAACTGGTGGACAGCAGTTCCTAACAACGAAGAGTCTGAAGGCCGTGATGGTAACCAGGAAGAGCACTTCGCACAGGTTACAGAGAACTGGGGCCGTTCAACAACAACTCTTGGTTCTTGCTTCGCAGTAGCAGCTACTTGCACACCTGATGTTGCAAAAGCTTGTGTAGATTTCCTTGGATATCTCTACACAGATGAGACAATTGCTAACCTTTACACATACGGTATCGAAGGTACTGACTATGTAATCACAGACGGCGTTGTAGACAGAACATCTGGAACAGCTACATACAACCACAGCCCATGGGAGTCAACATCTGTTAAGGCTGTTACACTTGAGCTTGGTGAGCCTTCAGATAAGGTTGATCTTTACGACACATTCAACAACGGTGCATCAGGAACAGTTGCTAACGGCTTCCGTTTCGATCACAGCTCAGTAGACGCTCAGTATTCAGCTTGCGTAAACCTCTTCACAGAGTATGGTCAGTCTCTTGAGATGGGTGCTTACGGTTCAGCAGATGTTGCAGACGTTATCGCTGAGTACCAGCAGAAGCTTGACGAAGCTGGTTACCAGGAAGTTCTTGCAGAAGCTCAGAAGCAGTATGAAGCTTGGAAGGCAGCTAACTAA
- a CDS encoding sugar ABC transporter permease — MSSKPKTAELSGKNDGFWHNVFKHHAYLVLALPAVLVLFFFNYVPMAGLVLAFKSYDYTKGIWFSPWNGIDNFKFLIQSKNDFIRITRNTLLYYVVFTALGQFLNVVLAIAIDQFAFKRVGKTMQTIMIIPVFVSYAAVQFIVMAYLSSGTGIINNMLGGKIPFYRSAEYWPYILTIVKIWNGVGYGSVLYMSVLAGIDTSLYEAASIDGASKWQQIKHVTLPSLIPMITVMLLLSVGGIMHSDTGLFYQVTRNTGILYETTQVIDSYVLNAIMKNSNFGFTAATTFFQSIVGLLLMLLANGTVKKIAPENSLF, encoded by the coding sequence ATGAGTTCTAAACCTAAAACCGCCGAACTGTCTGGCAAAAACGATGGCTTCTGGCATAACGTCTTCAAGCATCATGCATATTTGGTTCTTGCACTTCCGGCAGTACTTGTATTATTTTTCTTTAACTATGTTCCTATGGCAGGTCTTGTTCTTGCCTTCAAATCCTATGATTATACAAAGGGAATCTGGTTCAGCCCATGGAATGGAATTGATAACTTTAAGTTCCTTATTCAGTCCAAGAATGATTTCATCAGAATCACAAGAAATACACTTTTGTACTATGTAGTATTTACAGCACTTGGACAGTTCCTCAATGTTGTTCTTGCCATCGCGATCGACCAGTTCGCATTCAAGAGAGTTGGTAAGACAATGCAGACAATCATGATCATCCCTGTATTCGTATCATACGCAGCAGTACAGTTCATCGTAATGGCTTACTTGAGCTCAGGTACAGGTATCATCAACAACATGCTTGGTGGTAAGATTCCTTTCTATAGAAGTGCTGAGTATTGGCCATACATTTTGACAATAGTTAAGATTTGGAACGGTGTTGGTTACGGATCAGTTCTTTATATGTCAGTTCTAGCAGGTATCGACACTTCCTTATATGAAGCAGCTTCAATCGATGGAGCAAGTAAGTGGCAGCAGATCAAGCACGTAACACTTCCTTCACTGATTCCTATGATCACAGTAATGCTTCTTCTGTCAGTTGGTGGTATCATGCACTCTGACACAGGTCTTTTCTATCAGGTAACCAGAAATACAGGTATTCTTTATGAAACAACACAGGTTATTGACTCCTATGTACTTAATGCGATCATGAAGAATTCAAACTTCGGATTTACAGCTGCAACAACATTCTTCCAGTCTATAGTAGGACTTCTGCTCATGCTTTTGGCTAACGGAACAGTTAAGAAGATTGCACCTGAGAATTCATTGTTCTAA
- a CDS encoding carboxypeptidase M32 translates to MTTNEMIEKYKDWVFKCSAYHMALALIGFDKQTIAPTAGEDYRDERAAFLSGELFSIETDPQMMEIMKTLKEDDSIDPDIKKAAQLYYDDMLKTVCIPKDEFVSWQKLTNESFNNWRRAKEADDYSIFEPYLKKVIEGSKKLYEYRGKDMPIYDQMLDDFEPGMNREKYDAFFNALKERLVPLIKKVTSAQKIDDSFLYKKCDIDSQKRFMDHLLEYLGYDKSWGYQNESEHPFTDWVCENDCRTTTKYLEDNMISAVFSTIHECGHAWYEHNIDPKYDGMILSNGVSSGMHESQSRLCENYLGRTRAFWEKNYDKLKECFPQLLENASLDDFIKAVNVSVPSLVRTEADELTYPMHILIRYEIEKGLFDGTISTEGLDKTWADKYEEYLGIRPDCARDGILQDVHWSDASFGYFPTYALGSAFAAQFMDAMRKDIDVDSYLRDGRYVEIEGWLRDHIHKYGCRYNADEIMIKATGKPFDVNYYLDYLEDKYTRLYNL, encoded by the coding sequence ATGACAACTAACGAAATGATAGAAAAGTACAAAGACTGGGTCTTCAAATGCTCTGCATACCACATGGCTCTTGCCCTTATCGGTTTTGACAAGCAGACAATAGCCCCTACTGCAGGTGAAGATTACAGAGATGAAAGAGCTGCTTTTTTGAGCGGAGAGCTCTTTTCCATAGAAACAGATCCTCAGATGATGGAGATCATGAAGACTCTTAAGGAAGACGATTCTATAGATCCTGATATCAAGAAGGCTGCCCAGCTTTATTATGATGACATGCTCAAAACCGTCTGCATTCCCAAAGATGAGTTTGTAAGCTGGCAGAAGCTCACTAATGAGTCCTTCAATAACTGGAGAAGGGCCAAAGAGGCTGATGATTACTCCATCTTTGAGCCATACCTTAAAAAGGTTATAGAAGGCAGCAAGAAGCTCTACGAGTATCGCGGCAAGGACATGCCGATCTATGATCAGATGCTTGATGATTTCGAACCCGGAATGAACAGAGAAAAGTACGACGCCTTCTTTAATGCTCTTAAAGAGCGCCTTGTTCCCCTTATCAAGAAGGTTACAAGCGCCCAGAAGATAGATGACTCTTTCCTTTACAAAAAATGCGATATAGACTCCCAGAAAAGGTTCATGGACCATCTCCTTGAATATCTTGGCTATGACAAGAGCTGGGGATATCAGAACGAGTCAGAGCACCCATTCACAGACTGGGTATGCGAGAATGACTGCCGTACCACGACCAAATACCTTGAAGACAACATGATATCCGCCGTATTCTCAACTATTCACGAGTGCGGCCACGCCTGGTACGAGCACAATATCGACCCTAAATACGACGGAATGATCCTCTCTAACGGCGTATCAAGCGGCATGCACGAGTCCCAGTCAAGACTTTGCGAGAACTATCTTGGAAGGACAAGAGCTTTCTGGGAAAAGAACTACGACAAACTTAAAGAATGCTTCCCACAGCTTTTAGAAAACGCCAGCCTTGACGACTTTATAAAGGCAGTCAACGTAAGCGTTCCGTCACTTGTCCGTACAGAAGCCGATGAACTTACATACCCTATGCATATCCTTATCAGATATGAGATAGAAAAAGGACTTTTCGACGGCACAATCTCAACTGAAGGCCTTGATAAGACCTGGGCTGACAAATATGAAGAGTACCTTGGAATTAGACCTGACTGTGCAAGAGATGGTATTCTTCAGGATGTACACTGGTCAGATGCTTCCTTTGGCTACTTCCCGACCTATGCACTCGGATCAGCCTTTGCAGCTCAGTTTATGGATGCTATGAGAAAAGATATTGATGTTGACTCCTACCTTAGAGATGGCAGATATGTTGAGATCGAAGGATGGCTTCGCGATCACATTCATAAGTATGGCTGCAGATATAACGCAGATGAGATCATGATCAAGGCTACAGGCAAGCCTTTTGATGTAAACTATTATCTTGACTATCTTGAAGATAAATATACAAGGCTGTATAACCTCTAA
- a CDS encoding LysR family transcriptional regulator: protein MELRHIRYFLTVVEEGSFTKASEKLCIAQPPLSRQIRDLEDELGAQLFTRKARGLALTESGERFLQYARRIKQLSDQSIEDISNMRDGLTGRLYLATVEGHAPELMADWIYHFKEKYPLVEYEVWNGNSDDVIKRVISGLNEVGVITLPYDEEGLDGRLICSEPWVAIIPEDHPLSEDKSDSIELKKLAPYELIIPSRRSRRKEIENWFAPLGCEPKIVCRIAHMLNAYELTAKGVGIAIYPASAAKYVNGGVVVKRIVNPDVSAGYVLVKSAGRDLSKVAQEFWNMVNGFYDDNE, encoded by the coding sequence ATGGAACTTAGGCACATCAGATATTTCCTTACAGTAGTAGAAGAAGGCAGCTTTACCAAGGCTTCCGAGAAGCTCTGCATAGCTCAGCCGCCCCTTAGCCGCCAGATCAGAGATCTTGAGGATGAACTTGGCGCGCAGCTTTTTACAAGGAAGGCAAGAGGCCTTGCCCTGACAGAATCCGGCGAGCGTTTCCTTCAATATGCACGAAGGATCAAGCAGCTTTCAGACCAGTCTATAGAGGACATCAGCAATATGCGCGATGGCCTTACAGGGCGTCTATATCTTGCCACAGTAGAGGGACATGCGCCTGAGCTTATGGCTGACTGGATATACCATTTCAAGGAAAAATATCCTCTTGTTGAATACGAGGTTTGGAATGGAAACTCAGATGATGTTATAAAAAGGGTTATTTCAGGACTAAATGAAGTCGGGGTAATTACTCTTCCATATGATGAAGAAGGTCTTGATGGCCGCCTTATATGTTCTGAGCCCTGGGTTGCTATAATTCCTGAGGATCATCCCCTCTCAGAAGATAAGAGCGACAGCATTGAACTTAAAAAGCTTGCGCCTTACGAGCTCATAATCCCATCAAGAAGATCCAGAAGAAAAGAGATAGAGAACTGGTTTGCTCCCCTTGGTTGTGAGCCCAAGATTGTCTGCAGGATAGCACACATGCTTAATGCCTATGAGCTTACTGCTAAAGGCGTCGGAATAGCCATCTATCCGGCGTCGGCGGCTAAATATGTAAACGGCGGAGTCGTGGTTAAGCGTATAGTTAACCCGGATGTATCAGCAGGTTATGTACTCGTAAAAAGTGCAGGAAGAGACCTGTCTAAGGTCGCTCAGGAGTTTTGGAATATGGTAAATGGATTTTATGATGATAATGAATAA
- a CDS encoding carbohydrate ABC transporter permease yields the protein MAKAKTLKSASKPGIGQYILFLLLFLYTAFCALPILLVIISAFTSEKEIETTGFTYLPKTFSFSGMDAVLRYGEQLRTSYGITIFITLAGTLVGLLIMSMFAYSLSRPDFALRKILSVYLLIPMLFNGGQLSNYIIFTSQYHLKDSLLLLILPLCVTTMNVIILRTYIANSIPEELMDAARIDGAGEYRTFFQITLPLMKPSLAAVGFMMATAYWNDWQNAYLYIESNSKKPLQLLLINIQKSIETMLNNKNIPAAVLQAMGGSIPKYSSTMATVIVVIGPVIIAYPFFQKYFVKGLTVGSVKG from the coding sequence ATGGCTAAGGCTAAGACATTAAAGAGCGCAAGTAAGCCCGGAATCGGGCAGTACATATTATTCTTACTGTTATTCTTATATACAGCATTTTGCGCATTACCAATTTTACTTGTTATTATTTCAGCATTTACTTCTGAAAAAGAAATTGAGACAACAGGTTTTACATATCTTCCTAAAACATTTTCTTTTTCAGGTATGGATGCGGTGCTCAGATATGGTGAACAGCTCCGTACATCATATGGAATTACAATTTTCATAACACTTGCAGGTACGCTTGTTGGTCTTCTTATAATGAGTATGTTCGCTTACTCACTTTCAAGACCGGATTTCGCACTTAGAAAGATTCTGTCCGTATATCTTCTTATACCGATGCTTTTCAACGGCGGTCAGCTTTCTAACTACATTATCTTTACATCACAGTATCACCTTAAGGACAGCTTACTTCTTCTGATCCTTCCACTGTGTGTAACAACAATGAACGTAATCATTTTAAGAACATACATTGCTAACAGTATTCCTGAAGAGCTCATGGATGCTGCACGAATCGATGGAGCAGGAGAGTACAGAACTTTCTTCCAGATCACTCTTCCTCTTATGAAACCATCACTTGCAGCTGTAGGTTTCATGATGGCTACTGCATATTGGAATGACTGGCAGAATGCTTACCTGTACATTGAAAGTAATTCTAAAAAGCCCTTGCAGCTTCTGCTTATCAATATTCAGAAGTCAATTGAAACAATGCTCAATAACAAGAACATTCCGGCAGCTGTACTACAGGCTATGGGCGGTTCAATACCAAAGTATTCATCAACAATGGCAACAGTTATCGTAGTTATTGGACCTGTAATCATTGCATATCCTTTCTTCCAGAAGTATTTCGTAAAGGGTCTGACAGTAGGTTCGGTAAAGGGTTAA